The stretch of DNA CAGAACAACATCCAGCAGGTGTTCCAAAGGCTGCATGCCCTGCTGCAGGAAGAGTACAGCGGAGAGGACCTTCTGATCATCGCTTGTCCCTCTATGGAGCAGGTGGGCAACCAACTACAGGCAAAACAAATCCAAACCCATAGTCGTATCGCGAGCCTGTTACCAAACTGTAGTGTGAACTTTTGACGGACATTGTTGCTGAGCATTCCCTTTGGTCTGTTGGCTTTTCAGATTAACCTCCTGCTGTCTACGAACAAGTAGCCTGGCATCATGATCCAACGAAGGGGATGAACTCTCTGTGAACAGCAAGGCACCAGTGTTCCTCCAGTTCTGACGAGCCCTGAGCCAAGAGAGCGCTGGTCAGCGCTCTAGGACTGACCGAGGTCACCTCCCCCGACAGCCAACAGCGGTTTAAAGATTCTCACGAAGGCCAAAGATACTCCCAACTCAAAACATAATACAGTTCACTTCTCCGTTTGGTCAGAAGGAATGAGGGGAACAGGGAAGTAACGGTGTAATTGTGTTTATTTTGGTACTCGTCTTTATCAACTGAAATTGAGGATGGTGAAGGGGCTTGCTTTTATTGTGGGCAGCGTCACAAGGACCGGGGTTATCATAGCAACTGCATTTCTCCTAACATCATGGACAATGTTCTGAGTAAAACATGAGCTCGCACATTAAGTGTAGAGAGGAGGCCTCGGGGGGATGATGTTTGAGGGCTGAGGCGAGGACACTTCAGCCAAGCTAACATAGACACCAATGCTTGTTCAACTGCCAAGCACTGCAGCTAATGGGCAATGAGAGTCTGCCACTCAAATGCTGTTTCATTTCCCATAAAGGGTTTCATATggcagaaagaaaaacatgCTGCACAAATATCTTATTCCTCTATAATTCAAAGCCTTTCTCCTGTGTACATGTACGACAGATCTTCTCTGATAGcctgtgttactgtgttctCAGGTCTAACATGGTCTCTCCTCATGTTGTATATCTGGAGCCTTCCAGCAGTACTCTTCCATGGTCTCTTTATGAATGGGTCAGCCTAATGCATATATGTAAAAAGACCCTAAAATCATATGttttatactttttattttgtatttgggATTCTTCTGAATGTCAACTGTTTTAACCTGCTATTAATGGACCTTTGACAGTTTTTGCACTGTAaataatgagaaatgtaatcTATATATGATGGGTGTTGGCCTGGTTCTTTTAAGTCCATTAATTAAGACCGCAATTTGCTTTGGCGTCCTCTGTTTGAATTTGTGAATAGATAAAACTATTTATGGATATTATGAATTAAAAAGATGACGAACATCTGACATGCTTGTATTTCTCCACACTTTTCAATAACCTTTTGTGAAGTCTACAAAAGGAAGCTTTCTGTTCAGTGTTACATTATTGGGAGTCGGTGGACACTAGGACCCTGGATGTCTTGGCAGCACGTCTTTTGTGCATAGCAGTCTTCATCATCTCCAGCTGGACGATCAGGCTGGACTGGGATGTGAGTTTACGTGGGCTAAGTGGCTGTTGGTAGGTGATGACGGAGTGGATCTTCTGTAGAAATGAGTAGATCTCTGCACTCTTCAGCTGGAGGTGCCTCTGGATCAAATCTGGTCCTGGCAACATCAGACCTTCAGCTGGATCCAGCTGTAAAATGAACAAGATCATGATATAGCAAATCACATTGAAGCATTGTTTGTATTCCTGTTCTTATGACACGGGCATTATAACTCACCTTGAATCTGGACCCCACGTTGAGACGCACGCTGCATTTGTGAGAGGTGAAGGTGAGATAAATGCAGTCCTGGGTCTGAATGCGGATCTCAATGTTGGGGTtcagggtgagacagaggggcTGGATGGGAGGGGCGTGGACATGGTGTTCATGGTCGATCCAACTCCAGCGCCTTCTCAAAGCCCCTGTATCACTGCAAGAAGTGCCTCCCAACTGTGTCAAGTTCACCCTGGAAAAACCCAACTGGTCAGGTACTAACTAACATACTGCATCTACTGCAGAACATTCAGAGGCTGAAATGTGTAAATTATGCATCAGCTTGCCTACTCAATACATACCATATAAGGCCATTTGGATGATAGCAGGTAGACTGGCCCTTAGAGGTGAATATCGCCTTGATATCTGATTGGAGGGCTTTATCCGCTAATATCACATAGGTGAAATCGACAGCATTCACAGCGCAAATGAGAATGGCAAGCCTGCCAGATGGATAGCTGGTGCGCCATTCAGGGAATTGCCATACTAAAATCTTGAACAACATAAAATGAAATCTCATCTCATAAAATCTTGAGTACAGCGATGGCCCACGTGTATTGTGGCAGCCCCAGAGTCAGCCGGGTGAGAAAAGGACATCAGCACCACAGACAATAACTCATGCAGACGCTTGAGCACATTATAGACCCATTTTTCCCTGTTCCTGCTTCCAAGTAAGCTGATGGGAGACAGCTGCAGGAAGACGACAGCGATAAAAGGCAGAGGATTCCACAGGCAGGTGAGTTTGAGCTCGTGGCTTGATTGGTGCGAGCTGGACTCAGGCAGAATTAAAATGCGTTTTGATAACATTGTTCTGACATATGTCGACAGATGTAACCCGATGGAAGGAGTATTTTAAGCTTCCTGGATAATCCTCTTGACCGAGGAAGAAATTCTTATATAGTTTTGGTACTTAGGTTTGAAAACCTTTTGGTATTAAATGCACTTGCCGTGCTTAAACCTGCCTCTGGAACGAGTGTCCATTTCTAAGCTGTGTGCAACTCACCCCTGTTCCACTCAGTGGTTGCCACAGTATCTGTAAGACACTTCACACATCCCTAGAATGCTCTCCAGAAGGATACAAAACCTGTCCCGTCCCATCTGGGAATATTGTGAGAAACGTTTGACCGCTGTCATAGAGCCTGATAAGTGTGTCCTTTTTCTGTGGGACCAAAGTGGTTTGATGCAATGAAACAATATGCAGACTGACAGTATCAATATAACCATGTAATCTCTGCACTATACAGTTTGTTCAGTGAGAAGGTCTCTGGTATTTGTTCAGCTAATCTGATTAGTGGGAGACGTTCCTTAACAGTTTACCTTGTGTCCTTGTTCCTCCTCATGCGGGGTGACAGTATCTGGAGGATCAATGATTTCCATCTCAGGGAATGGTGTCTCCTCAGCAGTGAACACCTCGTTGGAGAGTCGATAGCAGATGGTGTTATGCAACTTTGCTTCAACTCCTGCAATGTTGAAAGCATAAACACGGGGAGGAAAGACGATCAATAAAAGCAGAAAAATGTCAAAGATGTTTGTCCCTGTTCTATCCAACGTTTTCATTTCATGAGAGGATAAAAGCATGTTAAGCACAGAATGTACTAGTGCTCTCAAAACTGAGTTTATTTAAGTGGGGGACTAACTTTTTCTACCTGAACACGTGCAGTTAGATGACCCTGTCTGTGTCCTCTGTATTTCCAATTCCTTCAGCCTGAGGTTTGTTGCAAGAGGAGTAGCATTTAGTTTCTGGCAATGAATTTAACACACTTCCTCTAACATTACAATGAATTACATTGTCTTGGATTTGGAACTATTTAGCGTTGCATCAGTCACAGTCTACACTGATGCTGACCTTTGCTCAGCCAGATCCTGTTCTCCTTTGAATGGAACGTGAGAGATGGTATCCATGGTAATATCTTCTTCCTTCAATAAAAACATTGCTTGGATTTCATTGGATCTTCCATGACATCTCCCAGCAGAACAACTAGGAGGCAAAACCCAGTCAAACCCCGGAAAGGCACAACTAGACTTGCTCTGTAGCCGGATATGATAATGACATTCCGATTTGCTTTATTAAATATAGATTTTGTGTATATTTTCTGTTAAGTTATTTATTTTATGATCCtgctggattttttttttacaaggaaACTTTTACAGTGGCCCCACTTCTAGCTCCAGTTGAGACTTTGATGTTTGTGTATGGTGCTGTTCTAATACATTTGGGAAAATAAAGCTGACTTAATGTGGTTCAATGCATTCTCAGAGCTTTTCCATCTAAGAGAAATCCACGTTTTTTCCATGTGCACGATACCTTTTCACATGAAACAACTATACTGTTGGTATCCAGAGCATACAGAGCCATCTCATCTCATGGTCTCCTGCACATGTGACAAGTGTTCCTACGATAATAAAACAGTCGCTTTTATAGGTAAGTACAaacttgaaagaggaagacaCTCACCTCTTCcagtgttgaatgtttcatctGGTCTCTGAGGACGGCAGGTTTTTGGAACTGCTGGCAGTATTCACAGGGGATGGAGTCCAGATCGTTCTCCAGCAGGTCTTCTGAGGAGTCCGAGCTATATACTTCAGCAATCTGCAAGCATGTCAGCCAGAGAGCTGTTGAGATCACAAATACGATGCCCTAAAAGTTGAATGAGCTTAATTGCACTGATCACAAACTGATTTTTGGTCTTTTACCATGTCACAACTGGGGGGAGACTGTTTGTGTTCTCCTTGGACAGCTAGATGACCTGAGGGAACCTTGTTTGTCATGTCAACCACTCTGTTATTTAGGGATTGTACCACCTCAGATCCTTCTGTCTCCAGAATAGTCTGAGGCAAAACAATGACAGCTCATGATTTATTAAATGTTAGTAATGCTCACTGTgaataagtaaaaaaataaactaaCAAATAAGATGCTGTCAGGATTATATTTGTCACCTGAAATAGCTGTGTACTGTACCTTGGTGTTAGGGGCGGTTTCTATAGCGTGTGGAATGGTCAAGGATTCCTCTACTGGTTTTGAAATGTTTATGTCAGTTTGATCATCTACAAAGGCAGAAATAGAGTCAAATGATAGAATAACGAACAATATGTTTATTAATACACACACTTTAAGAACGTTCATTTGTCATGCCAGTCGACCATCCTGCTGTCATACGTGTATGAAGCTTGTTTTTTGTACTGCTCTTGGCCACCCAATCCCAGTCAGTCTGCGATTTGGTGCTTATTCTGACGATAACTCTTCCATCAAATGCATGGACCTCCTCATATTCTGAGAGATCTCCGTTGGATGATGCCCTTTAAATTCCATGATAACCATTAACTTTAAGTCATGTTAtcaaataatacaattgttgAGAAACTTCTAACGTTGTTgggttttttatttaatttttatcaATGGCATACATTTACCAAGCCTACATTTACTAAAAATGGCTGAATTGCAAACCTTGAGTTTATATTCTGAGAGCCTGTCCTCATGTCTATCTGGAACTTCTCATCTAAGGGCAGGTTAAAAGGAACGCATTTGCTGGTTACGGTTCTGTGCCGACTGTGCGCCAGTCACCAATGAGTAATAAAAGGCCTACCTGCGCCCACGCAGACTTTTTCGGTCTCCCCGTCCATTTGGCCACAATGCGGAGTGCCTTCAACATAGTACTCAACATTGAAACTGCTGCTGTAAAGCGAACCTGTACTAGTACCACCGAACTGTTGCTCCAACTCTTGCACGTTTTCAACGGTGAGTTCAAGAGAAGATGACGATTTAGTGTGAACTAATGACGACGGTGGTCCCTCCTCATCTTCACAGCTGGACCGTTGACTCATTGCAACAATGAATGATATGCTTGAAATCTTACGTTTTAGTTTTAGGACCTCTGTTCGTTTGTTTTCTTGGCAGCTGCATGTTGGTGCCTTCCTGGTGTCATAGCAACATGAACGTCAACATGTCAACAcaacataggctacatataacTGTCACAGTGAAAATTaatttataaatacatttttcataAAAATCTGTGCTAGTTTTGATTCCTTTTTATTAACTTTGAAAATGGAATATGGACATTTTGAGTATGTGCTCCTCTTGTGTTACAATACCAAAATCCTCGTGGCCTTGAACTAAATCAACAAAAATGCGCACAAAATATGCTTCCCACTAGAATAGACACTTCACCTGTAGTTTGTGCCAGTACTGTTTTTGTAAGTGTAAACCAACTGTAAATGCCGAAACATGCAAATGTCTTTCATATGCATTCAAAATGTGTTAAGATGTTTAAAGAGAACAAATAGTGGCTATATCAATTTTCTTTGGTGCAATATTTTTGATAGTTTGATTTAGCAGTAATCCAAAAGGTATAAAGATtagattacatttttttatcatCCAATGGATTACTTCATTAGGCTACTACAACTATTCAGAAGGTAACAGCAGTTAAAAAAAAACCAAGAAGGTTGTTTTATTTGCAGTCATTCTAGATTTATTTTGAGGCCATGAGTGCTTTCGTCCTCTGAGGAGACCTAGGTTTCTCCATTTGCCTCCTAAGCCTCTGCATCTGGGCAATAAGGCTGTATTGGGGTTTAATGTGGTGGGGATTTTCAGAGTGCTGGTAGGCCATGCAGGTCTGGATCCGGTCCAGCAGAGAGTAAATCTCCAGGCTTTTCATTTGGAGATGTCTCTGCAGGGTGTCTGGCCCTGGCATCAGAAGGCCCTCTGGATGAGTGAGCTGCATCgacgagagaaaaaaaactgaccATTTGTAATGGAGCTTGTCTATGGGCTTCACAGCAACACAGTTCCATCTATTTGTttgttaaaatgtgttttcaatGCTGTCCCTTGCAATTGCTAAAAAGGCTGTCATCGCCCCAAACTCAATTTACTACCATAGCAACCAACCTTAAGCTTGGAACCGACATTAAAACGCACTCTGTGCTGACGTGACGAGAAAGCGAGGAAGATGCGGTCCTGTGTCTGAATGCGGAGGCTGACATTGGAGTTCAGACCTAGACAGATAGGCTGGAAAGGAGGGGCTTGGATTTGAGGCTCAAGGTCTAACCAACTCCAGCGGCGTCTCAAAGCCCCTGTCTCGCTGCAACAGCAGCCTCCGACTGCAGTCAGGTTCACCCTTGAAACACGGATTATACACACTGTACTGTTTACACAGACTGTACTGTCTATTGTACTGTTTACACATTCAGTATTgtttacacatactgtactgtttACACAAAGTCTAAACATGACAGTCCATAATGAATAGGTTGTATTCATCTTAACAGTGTCTTGTCTGTTTTGTGtcaatattttaccatatgagtcCATTGGGGTGATAGCATGTAGACTGACTCTTTGTAGTCAAAATGGCCAGCATTTTGGCTTCAGAGTCCTTGTCCTCCATGATAATGTAGGTGAT from Hypomesus transpacificus isolate Combined female chromosome 23, fHypTra1, whole genome shotgun sequence encodes:
- the LOC124485040 gene encoding glutamate-rich protein 6B-like, yielding MSQRSSCEDEEGPPSSLVHTKSSSSLELTVENVQELEQQFGGTSTGSLYSSSFNVEYYVEGTPHCGQMDGETEKVCVGADDQTDINISKPVEESLTIPHAIETAPNTKTILETEGSEVVQSLNNRVVDMTNKVPSGHLAVQGEHKQSPPSCDMIAEVYSSDSSEDLLENDLDSIPCEYCQQFQKPAVLRDQMKHSTLEEEEDITMDTISHVPFKGEQDLAEQRLKELEIQRTQTGSSNCTCSGVEAKLHNTICYRLSNEVFTAEETPFPEMEIIDPPDTVTPHEEEQGHKKKDTLIRLYDSGQTFLTIFPDGTGQVFYPSGRLAILICAVNAVDFTYVILADKALQSDIKAIFTSKGQSTCYHPNGLIWVNLTQLGGTSCSDTGALRRRWSWIDHEHHVHAPPIQPLCLTLNPNIEIRIQTQDCIYLTFTSHKCSVRLNVGSRFKLDPAEGLMLPGPDLIQRHLQLKSAEIYSFLQKIHSVITYQQPLSPRKLTSQSSLIVQLEMMKTAMHKRRAAKTSRVLVSTDSQ